A genome region from Streptomyces sp. NBC_01296 includes the following:
- a CDS encoding aldo/keto reductase: MEQRHLGRTGLRVSRIGLGTLTWGRSAEGPDESGAAEQLKTFWEAGGTLVDTADVYGGGEAEYLLGQLVGGLVPRQDLVIATKSGSVRDPDRRFNGSRGHLLSALDTSLARLGTDYVDLWQVHAFDPGTPLEETLQALDLAVSSGRVRYAGVSGFSGWQLAKAATWQLAAPGVRTRLASTQMEYSLLQRGVEREVLPAALDLGVGLLPSSPLGRGVLTGKYRGGTPADSRGASPTMAGFVDPYLDDAASGIVDAVATAAHGLAVTPLQVALAWIRDRPGVVAPIVGARTSAQLSEALSVEALTLPEEICRALDDVSAPVHRYPDHDWSTL; this comes from the coding sequence ATGGAGCAGAGGCATCTCGGCCGCACCGGACTGCGCGTGTCCCGGATCGGCCTCGGCACCCTGACCTGGGGCCGTTCCGCGGAGGGACCGGACGAGTCGGGCGCTGCCGAGCAGTTGAAGACGTTCTGGGAGGCGGGCGGCACGCTCGTCGACACCGCCGACGTGTACGGGGGCGGTGAGGCGGAGTACCTCCTCGGGCAGCTGGTGGGTGGGCTGGTCCCCCGCCAGGACCTGGTGATCGCCACCAAGTCGGGGTCCGTACGGGACCCGGACCGCCGGTTCAACGGCTCGCGCGGCCATCTCCTGTCGGCGCTGGATACCTCGCTGGCCCGCCTGGGCACCGACTACGTGGACCTCTGGCAGGTCCACGCCTTCGACCCGGGGACCCCGCTGGAGGAGACCCTGCAGGCGCTGGACCTGGCGGTGAGCAGCGGCCGGGTCCGGTACGCGGGGGTGTCGGGCTTCAGCGGCTGGCAGCTGGCGAAGGCGGCGACGTGGCAGCTCGCCGCCCCGGGTGTGCGGACGCGACTGGCGTCGACGCAGATGGAGTACTCCCTCCTCCAGCGGGGCGTGGAGCGCGAGGTCCTCCCCGCGGCGCTGGACCTCGGCGTCGGGCTGCTCCCGTCCTCCCCGCTGGGCCGCGGCGTCCTGACGGGCAAGTACCGGGGCGGCACGCCGGCGGACTCGCGGGGGGCCTCGCCGACCATGGCGGGCTTCGTGGACCCGTACCTGGACGACGCGGCGAGCGGCATCGTGGACGCGGTGGCGACGGCGGCCCACGGCCTGGCCGTGACCCCGCTCCAGGTGGCCCTGGCGTGGATCCGGGACCGCCCGGGGGTGGTCGCACCGATCGTCGGGGCGCGGACGTCCGCGCAGCTCAGCGAGGCGTTGTCGGTGGAGGCCCTTACTCTTCCCGAGGAGATCTGCCGGGCGTTGGACGATGTGTCGGCGCCCGTGCACCGCTACCCCGACCACGACTGGAGCACGCTGTGA
- a CDS encoding chaplin: MFKKVVAAVAATGGLVLAGAGLAHADASAQGAAIGSPGVLSGNVIQVPVHVPVNVCGNTVNVIGLLNPAFGNTCVNA; encoded by the coding sequence ATGTTCAAGAAGGTTGTCGCCGCTGTGGCTGCCACCGGTGGTCTGGTTCTCGCGGGTGCGGGCCTGGCCCACGCCGACGCGTCTGCCCAGGGTGCGGCCATCGGGTCCCCCGGTGTCCTGTCCGGCAACGTCATCCAGGTCCCGGTCCACGTGCCCGTGAACGTCTGCGGTAACACCGTCAACGTGATCGGCCTGCTGAACCCGGCTTTCGGCAACACCTGCGTCAACGCCTGA
- a CDS encoding helix-hairpin-helix domain-containing protein has translation MSTDRRPASAEDPATPTAPPPQPAAEAPDSGEAGGAEATDEAAGSDEAGSQDGGPGAEPTVSGRGGVGESPAGTTSGEVHADRTPAAEPEPGPDADQPDQPDQPDQDGPAEPGADGGPAEKGEAAPALSEAEAELAAQKIERERIARRKAERQAPVDAGAKLSGKAADLLAAVRAVESGEKPSPVYFDEAPTAPRKPAAPAAPPTPRPTPTPAPPAPTAAGIEGVRSVLARGGAPEALAGPAATALGEDAAEQLAHDPWRLLAVTGVRPTQADGFARALLGSEAGPGDERRAAALVGWLLEQAALKGHTALEAPTLESALSQYGVPDPAASLEQAIGEGTVLVFHEPLGPPVAEGEEQPVRVLVGLEGYALAEESLADGLARLANTFDDPADWEKAATGPGADLIRAVSGHGLVTHTGGEAARAEPLALLAAARDLGLRVCLAAHTPAQGAVTVAGLLAGTEGPGRDADGQFALDLLVVLDAPQLDVETAAALVESVPDGARLVLSGDPGVLGSAGPGRVFGDVLAARACPQLVSRTPDPGPIGELVSGVGIGELNQVDAPGKEVVIVPVQGAGEAVHRAVQLVAESVPRAFGIPADAVQVITPGHGGSAGTRALNAALKERLNPGPGRFGGFDPGDRVVHVPAPGRAVPALVVSADAQGLHLDAAGARIVVPKERVESQVRHGWAVTAHQAVGARWPAVVVVLPGDAAQALSRDWVYTAFGRAERHLSVVHGVDQALPHAVAEVLPKPRTTRLTGLLRALAASAQDQPE, from the coding sequence GTGAGCACGGACCGCCGACCCGCATCCGCGGAGGACCCGGCCACCCCCACCGCCCCGCCGCCCCAGCCCGCCGCCGAAGCCCCCGACTCCGGCGAAGCCGGGGGCGCGGAGGCGACCGACGAGGCGGCCGGCTCCGACGAAGCCGGGAGCCAGGACGGGGGTCCGGGGGCGGAGCCCACGGTTTCGGGAAGGGGCGGGGTGGGGGAAAGCCCCGCAGGGACCACCTCCGGCGAAGTCCACGCCGACCGGACCCCCGCAGCCGAGCCCGAGCCCGGGCCCGATGCGGATCAGCCGGATCAGCCGGATCAGCCCGATCAGGACGGCCCGGCAGAGCCGGGGGCCGACGGCGGCCCGGCGGAGAAGGGCGAGGCCGCGCCCGCGCTCAGCGAGGCCGAGGCCGAGTTGGCCGCGCAGAAGATCGAGCGGGAGCGCATCGCCCGCCGCAAGGCGGAACGGCAGGCCCCGGTCGACGCCGGGGCCAAGCTCAGCGGGAAGGCCGCCGATCTGCTGGCCGCCGTACGGGCCGTGGAGAGCGGGGAGAAGCCCTCTCCTGTGTACTTCGACGAGGCCCCGACCGCGCCCCGCAAACCCGCGGCCCCCGCCGCACCACCGACCCCCCGCCCCACACCCACGCCCGCGCCCCCGGCCCCCACCGCCGCCGGCATCGAGGGCGTGCGCTCCGTACTGGCTCGCGGCGGCGCCCCCGAGGCGCTGGCCGGACCCGCCGCCACCGCCCTTGGCGAAGACGCCGCGGAGCAGCTCGCCCACGACCCCTGGCGGCTCCTCGCCGTCACCGGCGTCCGTCCCACCCAGGCCGACGGCTTCGCCCGGGCCCTGCTCGGCTCCGAGGCCGGTCCCGGTGACGAGCGGCGGGCCGCCGCCCTCGTGGGCTGGCTGCTGGAGCAGGCCGCACTCAAGGGGCACACCGCCCTGGAGGCCCCCACCCTGGAGTCCGCCCTCTCCCAGTACGGCGTCCCGGATCCCGCCGCGTCCCTGGAGCAGGCGATCGGCGAGGGCACCGTCCTCGTCTTCCACGAACCGCTCGGTCCGCCCGTCGCCGAGGGCGAGGAGCAGCCCGTACGCGTCCTCGTCGGCCTCGAGGGCTACGCGCTCGCCGAGGAGAGCCTGGCCGACGGCCTGGCCCGGCTGGCCAACACGTTCGACGACCCGGCGGACTGGGAGAAGGCCGCCACCGGCCCCGGCGCCGACCTGATCCGCGCCGTCTCCGGCCACGGCCTGGTCACCCACACCGGCGGCGAGGCCGCCCGCGCCGAGCCGCTGGCCCTGCTGGCGGCCGCCCGCGACCTGGGCCTGCGCGTCTGCCTGGCCGCGCACACCCCCGCGCAGGGCGCCGTCACCGTGGCCGGGCTGCTCGCCGGCACGGAGGGGCCCGGACGGGACGCGGACGGGCAGTTCGCGCTGGACCTGCTCGTGGTCCTCGACGCCCCGCAGCTGGACGTGGAGACCGCCGCCGCGCTCGTCGAGTCCGTTCCCGACGGGGCCCGGCTGGTGCTGTCCGGGGACCCCGGGGTGCTCGGATCCGCCGGACCCGGGCGGGTGTTCGGCGATGTGCTGGCGGCCCGCGCCTGCCCGCAGCTGGTCTCCCGCACCCCCGACCCCGGCCCGATCGGCGAGCTGGTCTCCGGGGTCGGGATCGGCGAGCTGAACCAGGTCGACGCCCCCGGCAAGGAGGTCGTCATCGTCCCGGTCCAGGGCGCCGGGGAGGCCGTGCACCGCGCCGTGCAGCTGGTGGCCGAGTCCGTGCCGCGCGCCTTCGGGATCCCGGCGGACGCGGTCCAGGTGATCACCCCGGGCCACGGCGGCTCGGCGGGCACCCGGGCGCTGAACGCGGCCCTCAAGGAGCGGCTGAACCCGGGCCCCGGCCGGTTCGGCGGCTTCGACCCCGGCGACCGCGTCGTCCACGTGCCCGCGCCCGGGCGGGCCGTGCCGGCGCTGGTGGTGTCGGCCGATGCGCAGGGGCTGCACCTGGACGCCGCGGGCGCGCGGATCGTCGTACCGAAGGAGCGGGTGGAGTCGCAGGTGCGGCACGGCTGGGCGGTGACCGCGCACCAGGCCGTCGGCGCCCGCTGGCCGGCCGTGGTCGTCGTCCTGCCCGGTGACGCGGCCCAGGCCCTCTCCCGGGACTGGGTGTACACGGCGTTCGGGCGGGCGGAGCGGCATCTGTCCGTGGTGCACGGCGTCGACCAGGCGCTGCCGCACGCGGTCGCGGAGGTGCTGCCGAAGCCGCGTACGACCCGGCTGACCGGCCTCCTGCGCGCCCTCGCGGCGTCGGCGCAGGACCAGCCGGAGTAA
- a CDS encoding chaplin translates to MRRKVLITMAAAGGVLALGGGYAHADSGASGHAANSPGVLSGNTVQAPVDVPVNACGNTVSVVGLLNPAFGNRCSNDSATPDHHPGNPGHPGNPGHPGGPEEPDEPCDDDEPSHPGNPGTPGHPGHPGTPGNPGTPGHPGTPGTPGNPGTPGQPGNPGTPGNPGQPGNPGTPGQPGNPGTPGNPGTPGQHGTPGMPGTPGGSTGPGSGSVTPGTHPGQGTGTGIAPAQHAGLAATGAGDVLGVGLPLAAGTLLAGAVLYRRSRNAA, encoded by the coding sequence ATGCGACGCAAAGTCCTGATCACCATGGCGGCCGCGGGGGGTGTGCTCGCGCTGGGTGGGGGCTACGCACACGCGGACTCCGGCGCGTCCGGCCATGCCGCGAACTCTCCGGGCGTGCTGTCCGGGAACACCGTCCAGGCACCCGTGGATGTTCCGGTGAACGCCTGCGGCAACACCGTCTCGGTCGTGGGACTGCTGAACCCGGCCTTCGGGAACCGCTGTTCGAACGACTCGGCCACGCCGGACCACCACCCCGGCAATCCGGGGCACCCGGGCAATCCCGGCCACCCGGGCGGGCCCGAGGAGCCGGACGAGCCGTGCGACGACGACGAGCCGAGCCACCCGGGCAACCCCGGCACGCCGGGTCACCCCGGACACCCGGGTACGCCCGGCAACCCCGGCACTCCGGGTCACCCGGGTACGCCCGGGACCCCCGGAAACCCGGGCACGCCCGGCCAGCCTGGTAACCCGGGCACGCCCGGCAATCCCGGTCAGCCCGGCAACCCCGGCACTCCTGGTCAGCCCGGTAACCCGGGTACGCCCGGCAACCCCGGCACTCCGGGTCAGCACGGCACTCCGGGTATGCCCGGCACGCCCGGCGGCTCCACCGGCCCCGGTTCCGGCAGTGTCACGCCCGGCACCCACCCCGGCCAGGGGACCGGGACCGGGATCGCGCCCGCGCAGCACGCGGGGCTCGCTGCCACCGGGGCAGGAGACGTCCTCGGCGTGGGCCTCCCGCTCGCCGCCGGCACGCTGCTGGCCGGTGCCGTGCTCTACCGGCGTTCCCGCAACGCGGCCTGA
- a CDS encoding magnesium and cobalt transport protein CorA: MPLVIVDCAMYRDGRRSPAPEDLSDALDEARASGDAFLWIGMYEPTEEEFEHVSHEFRLHKLAVEDALTAHQRPKLEVYDDSLFVVLKPVTYDDDTDTVTAGELMLFIGDSFVVTVRHGEGAALAAVRQRLEQEPEVLRHGPTAVLYAVSDAVVDHYIEVAAELQADLEEVEADVFAPQATDTKNTAARIYGFKRQVLEFRRATSPLLQPMDRLAFGNVPFVHEHAQPFFRDVADHLTKASEYIEGLDRLLSDALAAHLAQMGVRQNDDMRKISAWAAMAAVPTMVAGIYGMNFQHMWELRQPWGYPAVLLVMAGVCLGLHRMFKTRGWL, from the coding sequence ATGCCCCTCGTGATTGTCGACTGCGCCATGTACCGGGACGGCCGCCGTTCCCCTGCGCCCGAGGACCTCTCGGACGCTCTCGACGAGGCGCGGGCGAGCGGTGACGCCTTCCTCTGGATCGGCATGTACGAGCCGACGGAGGAGGAATTCGAGCACGTCAGCCACGAGTTCCGGCTCCACAAGCTGGCGGTGGAGGACGCGCTGACCGCGCACCAGCGCCCCAAGCTCGAGGTGTACGACGACTCGCTGTTCGTCGTCCTCAAGCCGGTGACGTACGACGACGACACCGACACGGTGACCGCGGGCGAGCTGATGCTCTTCATCGGGGACTCCTTCGTGGTCACGGTCCGGCACGGCGAGGGGGCCGCGCTGGCCGCCGTGCGCCAGCGGCTGGAGCAGGAGCCGGAGGTCCTGCGGCACGGTCCGACGGCGGTGCTGTACGCGGTGTCCGACGCAGTGGTCGACCACTACATCGAGGTCGCGGCCGAGCTCCAGGCCGACCTGGAGGAGGTGGAGGCCGATGTCTTCGCGCCGCAGGCCACGGACACCAAGAACACCGCCGCCCGGATCTACGGTTTCAAGCGGCAGGTGCTGGAGTTCCGCCGGGCGACGAGCCCGCTGCTCCAGCCGATGGACCGCCTCGCCTTCGGGAACGTTCCCTTCGTGCACGAGCACGCGCAGCCGTTCTTCCGCGACGTCGCCGACCACCTGACGAAGGCGAGCGAGTACATCGAGGGCCTGGACCGGCTGCTGTCGGACGCGCTGGCCGCGCACCTGGCGCAGATGGGCGTCCGGCAGAACGACGACATGCGCAAGATCTCGGCCTGGGCGGCGATGGCGGCCGTCCCGACCATGGTGGCGGGGATCTACGGGATGAACTTCCAGCACATGTGGGAGCTGCGGCAGCCCTGGGGCTATCCGGCGGTGCTCCTGGTGATGGCGGGCGTCTGTCTGGGCCTGCACCGCATGTTCAAGACCCGCGGCTGGCTGTAG
- a CDS encoding M20/M25/M40 family metallo-hydrolase yields MSESSAGRTVSGEDEVVDLCRDLIRIDTSNYGDHSGPGERKAAEWVAEKLAEVGLEPQIFESHKGRASTVARIEGEDPSRPALLIHGHTDVVPANAADWTYDPFAGEIADGCVWGRGAVDMKDMDAMTLAVVRDRLRSGRKPPRDIVLAFLADEEAGGVYGARHLVDKHPGLFEGVTEAIGEVGGFSFTVNENLRLYLVETAQKGMHWMRLTVDGTAGHGSMTNNDNAITELCEAVGRLGRHQWPVRVTKTVRSFLDELSDALGTPLDPDDMDATLAKLGGIAKMVGATLRNSAAPTMLGAGYKVNVIPGQATAHVDGRFLPGYEDEFFADLDRILGPRVKREDVHGDKALETDFDGKLVDAMQGALKAEDPIARAVPYMLSGGTDAKSFDDLGIRCFGFAPLQLPPELDFAGMFHGVDERVPVDGLKFGVRVLDRFIDNC; encoded by the coding sequence GTGAGCGAGTCGAGCGCGGGCAGGACCGTTTCCGGCGAGGACGAGGTCGTCGACCTCTGCCGGGACCTCATCCGGATCGACACCAGCAACTACGGAGACCACTCCGGCCCCGGCGAACGCAAGGCGGCCGAGTGGGTCGCGGAGAAGCTCGCCGAGGTCGGGCTGGAGCCGCAGATCTTCGAATCCCACAAGGGGCGCGCCTCGACCGTCGCGCGCATCGAGGGGGAGGACCCGTCGAGGCCGGCGCTGCTGATCCACGGGCACACCGACGTCGTGCCGGCGAACGCCGCCGACTGGACCTACGACCCCTTCGCGGGCGAGATCGCCGACGGCTGCGTGTGGGGCCGCGGCGCCGTCGACATGAAGGACATGGACGCGATGACGCTGGCCGTCGTACGCGACCGGCTGCGCAGCGGCCGCAAGCCCCCGCGGGACATCGTGCTGGCCTTCCTCGCCGACGAGGAGGCGGGCGGCGTGTACGGCGCCCGGCACCTCGTGGACAAGCACCCCGGGCTGTTCGAGGGGGTCACGGAGGCGATCGGCGAGGTCGGCGGCTTCTCGTTCACCGTCAACGAGAACCTGCGGCTGTACCTGGTGGAGACCGCCCAGAAGGGCATGCACTGGATGCGGCTCACGGTGGACGGCACCGCGGGACACGGCTCGATGACGAACAACGACAACGCCATCACGGAGCTCTGCGAGGCCGTGGGCCGGCTCGGCCGCCACCAGTGGCCGGTCAGGGTCACCAAGACCGTACGGTCCTTCCTGGACGAGCTCTCCGACGCGCTCGGCACCCCGCTCGACCCGGACGACATGGACGCGACCCTGGCCAAGCTCGGCGGCATCGCCAAGATGGTCGGCGCGACGCTGCGGAACTCGGCCGCCCCGACCATGCTCGGCGCCGGCTACAAGGTGAACGTCATCCCCGGCCAGGCCACCGCACACGTCGACGGCCGCTTCCTGCCCGGCTACGAGGACGAGTTCTTCGCCGACCTCGACCGGATCCTCGGCCCGCGCGTGAAGCGGGAGGACGTGCACGGGGACAAGGCCCTCGAGACGGACTTCGACGGGAAGCTCGTCGACGCCATGCAGGGCGCCCTCAAGGCCGAGGACCCGATCGCGCGGGCGGTCCCGTACATGCTGTCGGGCGGCACGGACGCCAAGTCCTTCGACGACCTCGGCATCCGCTGCTTCGGCTTCGCCCCGCTGCAGCTGCCGCCGGAGCTGGACTTCGCCGGGATGTTCCACGGTGTGGACGAGCGGGTGCCGGTGGACGGGCTGAAGTTCGGCGTGCGCGTGCTCGACCGATTCATTGACAACTGCTGA
- a CDS encoding amino acid permease, whose product MSDRTLTEAPAPASARHVDAGDEGYSKDLKSRHINMIAIGGAIGTGLFLGAGGRLANAGPSLAIAYAVCGIFAFFVVRALGELVLYRPSSGAFVSYAREFMGEKGAYTAGWLYFLNWSTTTVADITAAATYAHFWSLFTSVPQWILALIALAVVLTANLISVKYFGEMEFWFSLIKVAALAIFLIVAIYLVATSHDIGGYTPGLSTITDNGGIFPSGVLPMLLVVQGVVFAYASVELCGVAAGETENPEKIMPKAINSIMWRVGLFYVGSVVLLAMLLPYTAYSSDQSPFVTVFDKLGIPGTAGIMNLVVLTAALSSLNSGLYSTGRILRSMAMSGSAPKFTARMNKGKVPYGGVLFTAAFGLAGVGLNYLMPKDAFELVLNFASLGILGTWAMVMICSLFFWRRAQEGSLERPSYRLPWAPYTQIVTLVFLLTVLVLMWCDGGVGRTTVLCVPVIGAALVGGWFLVRRRVAEIAANR is encoded by the coding sequence ATGAGTGACCGCACCTTGACCGAGGCCCCGGCCCCGGCGTCCGCCCGCCACGTCGACGCCGGTGACGAGGGCTACAGCAAGGACCTCAAGTCCCGCCACATCAACATGATCGCGATCGGCGGGGCGATAGGCACCGGCCTGTTCCTCGGCGCCGGAGGCCGGCTCGCGAACGCCGGCCCCTCCCTCGCGATCGCCTACGCGGTGTGCGGCATCTTCGCCTTCTTCGTCGTCCGGGCCCTGGGCGAGCTCGTGCTCTACCGGCCCTCCTCCGGCGCGTTCGTCTCGTACGCGCGCGAGTTCATGGGGGAGAAGGGCGCCTACACGGCCGGCTGGCTGTACTTCCTGAACTGGTCCACGACCACCGTGGCCGACATCACCGCCGCCGCGACCTACGCGCACTTCTGGTCCCTGTTCACCAGCGTCCCGCAGTGGATCCTCGCCCTGATCGCCCTCGCCGTGGTCCTCACCGCGAACCTGATCTCGGTGAAGTACTTCGGCGAGATGGAGTTCTGGTTCTCCCTCATCAAGGTCGCCGCCCTGGCGATCTTCCTGATCGTCGCGATCTACCTCGTCGCCACCAGCCACGACATCGGCGGCTACACCCCGGGCCTGTCCACCATCACCGACAACGGCGGCATCTTCCCGTCCGGGGTCCTGCCGATGCTCCTGGTGGTCCAGGGCGTCGTCTTCGCGTACGCCTCCGTCGAGCTGTGCGGCGTCGCCGCGGGCGAGACCGAGAACCCCGAGAAGATCATGCCGAAGGCGATCAACTCGATCATGTGGCGCGTCGGCCTCTTCTACGTCGGCTCCGTCGTCCTGCTCGCGATGCTCCTGCCGTACACCGCGTACTCCTCCGACCAGAGCCCCTTCGTCACCGTCTTCGACAAGCTCGGCATCCCCGGCACCGCCGGCATCATGAACCTGGTCGTCCTGACCGCCGCGCTCTCCAGCCTGAACTCCGGCCTCTACTCCACCGGGCGCATCCTGCGCTCGATGGCCATGTCCGGCTCCGCGCCCAAGTTCACCGCCCGCATGAACAAGGGCAAGGTCCCCTACGGCGGCGTGCTCTTCACCGCCGCCTTCGGCCTCGCCGGCGTCGGCCTGAACTACCTGATGCCGAAGGACGCCTTCGAGCTGGTCCTGAACTTCGCCTCGCTGGGCATCCTCGGCACCTGGGCCATGGTCATGATCTGCTCGCTGTTCTTCTGGCGCCGCGCGCAGGAGGGCAGCCTCGAGCGCCCGTCCTACCGCCTGCCCTGGGCCCCGTACACGCAGATCGTCACGCTGGTGTTCCTGCTCACCGTGCTGGTCCTGATGTGGTGCGACGGCGGCGTCGGCCGCACCACGGTCCTGTGCGTCCCCGTCATCGGGGCCGCCCTCGTCGGCGGCTGGTTCCTGGTCCGCCGCCGCGTGGCGGAGATCGCCGCGAACCGCTGA
- a CDS encoding ferritin-like domain-containing protein, producing the protein MLSARSLFQEIVDNDDSFQLFCSIAASGESQGGWENARIAALVPDSMRELAPKIIRHGADEDKHGRIFQALLRKRGLPPVPVPPETDYTMLLERRGIGLAHEKLRRAEPLTERDIVVYLSHSRVTEQRAADQMVMLLRQFGDHPEVGKAIRMISHDEDNHLAYCHEELLRLVREGHGRTIQRVLRDSALVEISVYRDVSLAVMGHMGRLLRWPAPKAAALAAGIRGLYAYERFAGWHRMISLSLPERRNALGGLPVTEHEYA; encoded by the coding sequence ATGCTCTCTGCGCGCAGCCTGTTCCAGGAGATCGTCGACAACGACGACTCGTTCCAGCTGTTCTGCTCCATCGCCGCCAGCGGGGAGAGCCAGGGCGGCTGGGAGAACGCCCGGATCGCGGCCCTGGTGCCCGACAGCATGCGCGAGCTGGCACCCAAGATCATCCGGCACGGCGCCGACGAGGACAAGCACGGCCGGATCTTCCAGGCCCTGCTCCGCAAGCGCGGCCTGCCGCCCGTCCCCGTGCCGCCCGAGACCGACTACACGATGCTGCTCGAGCGGCGCGGCATCGGCCTCGCGCACGAGAAGCTGCGCCGCGCCGAGCCGCTGACCGAGCGGGACATCGTCGTCTACCTCTCGCACAGCCGGGTCACCGAACAGCGCGCCGCCGACCAGATGGTCATGCTCCTGCGGCAGTTCGGGGACCACCCCGAGGTCGGCAAGGCCATCCGGATGATCAGCCACGACGAGGACAACCACCTCGCCTACTGCCACGAGGAGCTGCTCCGCCTCGTGCGCGAGGGGCACGGCCGGACCATCCAGCGGGTGCTGCGCGACAGCGCCCTCGTCGAGATCTCCGTCTACCGGGACGTGAGCCTCGCCGTCATGGGCCACATGGGCCGGCTGCTGCGCTGGCCCGCGCCCAAGGCGGCCGCGCTGGCCGCCGGGATCCGCGGCCTGTACGCGTACGAGCGGTTCGCCGGCTGGCACCGGATGATCAGCCTGAGCCTGCCGGAGCGGCGCAACGCGCTGGGCGGCCTACCGGTGACCGAGCACGAGTACGCGTAG
- a CDS encoding LLM class F420-dependent oxidoreductase, translating into MRLGINLGYWGAGMDADNLAVAQEADRLGYDVCWAAEAYGSDAPTVLAWVAAQTERIDVGSAILQIPARQPAMTAMTAATLDSLTKGRFRLGLGVSGPQVSEGWYGVKFDKPLARTREYVEIVRKAMTRERLSYEGEHWTLPLPGGPGKPIKLTVHPEREHIPLYIAAIGPKNLEQTGEIADGALLIFPAAEHLEATALTHIRAGREKVGLTMEGFDVCPTVPLAVGDDVTALADMFRPYTALYVGGMGSRKQNFYNQLAQRMGYEKEAAEIQDKYLAGDKTGAAAAVPHSLIDSTTLLGSVERIADGMRAYAEAGVTTLTLAPAGFTLDERITALRAGTEAMERAGLA; encoded by the coding sequence ATGCGGCTCGGCATCAATCTCGGCTACTGGGGCGCTGGCATGGACGCCGACAACCTCGCCGTGGCCCAGGAGGCGGACCGCCTCGGCTACGACGTCTGCTGGGCCGCGGAGGCCTACGGCTCCGACGCCCCGACCGTGCTCGCCTGGGTCGCCGCCCAGACCGAGCGCATCGACGTCGGCTCCGCGATCCTGCAGATCCCGGCCCGCCAGCCCGCGATGACCGCCATGACGGCCGCCACCCTCGACTCCCTCACCAAGGGCCGCTTCCGCCTCGGCCTCGGCGTCTCCGGCCCCCAGGTCTCCGAGGGCTGGTACGGCGTCAAGTTCGACAAGCCGCTCGCCCGCACCCGGGAGTACGTGGAGATCGTCCGCAAGGCGATGACCCGCGAGCGCCTCAGCTACGAGGGCGAGCACTGGACGCTCCCGCTGCCGGGCGGCCCCGGTAAGCCGATCAAGCTCACCGTGCACCCCGAGCGCGAGCACATCCCGCTCTACATCGCCGCCATCGGGCCGAAGAACCTGGAGCAGACCGGCGAGATCGCCGACGGCGCCCTGCTCATCTTCCCGGCCGCCGAGCACTTGGAGGCCACCGCGCTCACCCACATCCGGGCGGGCCGCGAGAAGGTCGGGCTGACCATGGAGGGCTTCGACGTCTGCCCGACCGTGCCGCTGGCCGTCGGCGACGACGTGACCGCCCTCGCCGACATGTTCCGCCCGTACACGGCCCTGTACGTCGGCGGCATGGGCAGCCGGAAGCAGAACTTCTACAACCAGCTCGCGCAGCGCATGGGCTACGAGAAGGAAGCCGCAGAGATCCAGGACAAGTACCTGGCGGGCGACAAGACGGGCGCCGCCGCGGCCGTCCCGCACTCGCTGATCGACTCCACCACCCTGCTCGGCTCCGTCGAGCGGATCGCGGACGGGATGCGGGCCTACGCCGAGGCCGGGGTCACGACCCTCACGCTCGCCCCGGCCGGGTTCACCCTGGACGAGCGGATCACCGCCCTGCGGGCGGGTACGGAGGCCATGGAGCGCGCCGGCCTGGCCTAG
- a CDS encoding DUF5703 family protein — MPEYEFVDVYVPRGVPRKEATRLLTDHAEYGNWEIDRLALYRDGSRRVRLRRRIIRQVRATW; from the coding sequence ATGCCGGAATACGAATTTGTCGACGTGTACGTGCCCCGCGGTGTGCCCCGCAAGGAGGCGACCCGCCTGCTCACCGACCATGCCGAGTACGGGAACTGGGAGATCGACCGGCTGGCGCTGTACCGGGACGGCAGTCGCCGGGTACGGCTGCGCCGGAGGATCATCCGCCAGGTCCGCGCGACCTGGTGA
- a CDS encoding zinc ribbon domain-containing protein YjdM translates to MIENLPPCPKCSCEYTYEMNALVVCPECGHEWVPAEGGAQDGAGSGERVVKDAVGNVLSDGDSVTVVKALKVKGSPSGIKAGTKVRNIRLIDGVDGHDIDCRIEGFGAMQLKSGVVKKA, encoded by the coding sequence GTGATCGAGAACCTTCCTCCTTGCCCGAAATGCTCCTGTGAGTACACCTATGAGATGAACGCCCTCGTGGTGTGCCCCGAGTGCGGCCACGAATGGGTTCCCGCCGAGGGCGGTGCGCAGGACGGGGCCGGTTCCGGGGAGCGGGTCGTCAAGGACGCCGTCGGCAACGTCCTGAGCGACGGCGACAGCGTGACCGTGGTCAAGGCGCTCAAGGTCAAGGGCAGCCCGTCCGGGATCAAGGCGGGCACGAAGGTGCGCAACATCCGGCTCATCGACGGCGTGGACGGCCACGACATCGACTGCCGGATCGAGGGCTTCGGCGCCATGCAGCTGAAGTCCGGCGTGGTCAAGAAGGCCTGA